AAACCGGGCGATCGCCTCGTCTTCGCCCTCGGTTCGGTCGGTCACACCCGATCACACCTCCCGGGAACAGCAGACGGAATTCCGCAGGAGTATCGCGATTTCACACCTAGCGAAACGAGACAGGTTACTTAAAATCAGTTATTATCGTACCGTCTACTCTGCGGCCGTGACAGGATACCCGCCATTGAGTCAACACTCTTCGTAAGCGAATCGTTAAGTGCGAAGTCGCCCGATTTCGGCGCAGATGGGAGATTCCGACCTTACCTACGTGGACCTCTTCGCTGGCGCCGGAGGACTCTCTGTCGGGCTGGAGAACGCTGGGTTCGAACTACTCCACGCGGTCGAGGTCGACGAGGACGCCCGGGCGACGTTCGCTCACAACAGGGCGAGCCTCGAACCGAAGGAGATCAGTACCGATATCAGAGATATCCCTCGCGACCAGATCGTCGACGCGGTCGGCGCGGAGACGGTCGACCTCGTCGCCGGCGGTCCACCCTGTCAGGGATTTTCCGAGGTCATCAGCCCCGACGGCTCCGACGATCGGAACCACCTGTTCGAGAACTTCATCGACTGGGTCGACGTGCTGCGCCCGAAGGCGGCCCTGTTCGAGAACGTCCGCGGGATGCGGAATACCGCCGACGGCGAGTTCTTCGAGGCCGTCGAGGGGTCGTTCGACAACCTCGGGTACGAGGTCACACATCGCGTCGTCACGTCCTCGGACTTCGGTGTCCCGCAGCACCGACGACGCCTCATCGTGATCGCCTCCGAGAAGGGGAGCATGACCAACCCGTTCGAGGGGTTCGAGATCGACACGATCGGGACGCCCGGCGTGATGGACGGGATCGGCGACCTCCCCGAGGTCGGACCGGGCGAGGAGAAGACCGAGTACGTGCAGGAGCCGGAGACGGTCCTGCAAACGGATCTCCGCGGCGACACCGACGAGCTGAGTTCGCATATCGCGGCGAACCACCAGAGCGACATGGTCGAGATGATCTCGCATATCTCCGACGGCGGGAACCGCGACGAGATCCCGGACGAACTGCAGCCGTCCTCGGGCTATCACAACTCCTACTCGCGGCTCAAGTCCGACGAGCCGGCGGTCGCGATCACCTCCAACATGTCGAAGCCGTCGAGCGCTCGTTGTATCCACCCGTTCCAGCACCGCGGCCTGACACCGCGTGAAGGCGCACGGCTTCAGACGTTCCCGGACTCGTACCGGTTCAAGGGCGCACTCGGCGCGCAGCGGAAGCAGATCGGCAACGCCGTCCCGCCGTATCTCGCTGAGGCCGTCGGCTACTTCCTGAAGGACTCAGTGTACGAGCTCGAGCTCTCCGATTGCGATCGCACACGGATGCAGTTGCTCAGGTGCGGGGCGCTGACAATCGAGGAGTACGAGGAGCGCGCCGACGAGATCGGCGGGTTCACGCAGCAGGCGACGTTCGATATGGCGGACTGACTGCGCTTCACGTTCAGTTTCACTCCGCCCATGGCTCGCCCTCTTAGGGGACTCGTGCGTTGCCTAGGAGAAGAATGCGCGAGATCCAACTCGACGAGCAGACCGACCGGTGGCGCTACACCTGCCCACGGGGGCACCGAAGTTGGGAGCCGACGAACAACCACTTCTGGTGTGCGGAATGCGCTCGACAGCAGGGCTTGGATGGTGTGTTCCACGAACTTCGGGACGCGAAAGACCACGAGTTGCTGAGTCGCGACGAAGTGCGGCTAATCACTTCCGCCGGCCACTATCGCGACGTACACGGTGAGGAGGCAGTGTAGGAGGCGGTAAGCCAGCCGATATCCGAACTCGACGGCAACTACTTCCACCGCGCGTCCAAGGCTCGGCCCTATCATCACCCCGTCCGGTTGATCTGTTGATGTCGAAGACGACGACGGAGAACCACGGGACGTTCACACACATCAAAGGCGAACTGGCGTGGACGCTCGCCGAATTCCGGTCGCCGAGCGACGCGGTCGCGATGACCCAGCACCTCACTGATGCCGACGAAGGGCGCTTCGAGCTGCTCGGGCTCGTCAACGACTGCGAGGTCGCGCTCTACTGGGACTACTTCTGGAACCACGTCGTCGCTGCCGGGGTCGATGCGGACGGCGTCGACGATCTCGTTCGGGATGTACCTGAGGAGATTCGCTACCGACGCCGGCTACCAGCTGCTTCGCGACCGTATCGACCTGCTCGCAGACGCGGTCGTCGGGGGTGGTGAGGCGTGAGCGCGGCCGAGTCAGCGATGCTCGTCGATCCACGCGCACCACGCCTGGAAGTCGTCCGCACCGCATTGGTCCGCGATGGATCGCAGGGTTCCGATGGCGATCTCGTCGTGCATCGGGACGTCGACCAACCGGACCTCGCCCGTGTCGGAGTTCTCGTACCGAAGTCGGACGTGACTCCCCTTCCGGTGGACGGGCGCCCAGCCGAAGCTCGTGAGTACGGAAATGACCTCCCGCCCGGAGAACACCGTCCGCAGTTACTGGAGGAAGTCGGGAAGTTCGCCGTTCTCGTCGCGCGCAGCCTCGACATCGTCGGGGTCGATCCCGAGTTCGTCGGCAAGGAAGGCGTCGGGGTCCTCGATCGGCTCGCCGCCGCCCTCCTGGAGTGCCAGCACCTCCGCGAGTTGGGACAGCGCCTCGGCCTTCGTCTCGCCGCCCCGGGCGAGTCCGGTTTCGAGGTCGCGGGCCGTGATCGAGCCGTCGTCCTCGACGAAGAACTCCACCCCGGATTCGTGGTTTTTGTCGGCCGCGCTTGCCATACCTGCGATTCGCATAGCCGGCGGATAAGCGTTCGGTCAGCCTTCGCCGTCGAAATCGTCGTCTCTCACCGGTCGAAGTCATTCGCATCCTGATACTCGTCAAGTCGATTCAGGCCGGCCAAGTGACCCATCCTCTCGTCGCCCACGGATACCCCGCAGACCTCGGTAGGATCGCGTTTCGAGCGACGCGGCCGCGGTTCGGTCGCCCTACCGTGACGTATCAGTGTTATAACTTTTTATCGGTCGTTCGAACGCCGAAATCGACACGTCCGCGGTCGGGCGTGCGACACCATCATGCCGCATTCGGACCCATCGCTTCACCGACCGAGTACGCGACGCCTCGTTGACACGGCCGGCCCTCCCGAACACGAACGAGGGACGAACGAATGACCGAGGACGGTCCCGTCCGCTCGCCGCTCCCGTCCATCGCTGCGGTGGTGCTCTGTGTCGTGCTCGCGGCGGGGGTCGTCGGCGTCTCCGGCGCCGTCGGGACCATCGACACCGTCGAGAGCGCCAACGTCGGCGTGCTCGGACTCGACGGGGGCGAGGAAGCCTCCCTTGCCGACCGCGACGCCGTTCGGGCGGCCCCCGACCGCGGCGGCGTTCCGAACGAAAACACGTCGACGCTCGAAGTGATCGCCGCCGAGGGCGACCGGTTCAGCTACCGTATCGTCGTCGAGGGCGACGCCACGTCGACCGTCGTCGACGGCCACTCCGCCGACCGCGACGACACGATCCGCTACGACGGCGACGGAACGGTCACGATCGCCGGCCAGACCGGCGACGGAGCCGGGGACGCCTACCTCGTGACCGGCGAGATCCGCTCCGTACAGGTGATCGGCAACGCCTCGCCGTACCGAATCGAGCGAAACGACGAGGACGTGACCGGTAGCCTCCCGACCGCCGAAAGCGACGGTGACGCCGGGGATGCCGGAGACGCCGACGGCGAGACCGACGGTGACGGAGTCGATGAGGACGAACCCGAGGCGGCTACTCCCGCCCCGGGCGACGGGGACGAGGACGCCGGGGCGGATCCGCCCGACGACGCCCGCACCGAGACTCCGGAAGACGACACCGAAACGCCGGAGAGTACGACAGAACCGCCCGCTGACGAAACCGAGACGCCCGAGACCACGACTGAACCCTCCGCGGACGAAACGGAACCGCCCGAGCGTACGATGGAACCACCCGCGGACGACACCGAAACACCTGAGCAACCGGACGAGACGCCGGAGTCCGAGGACGACCCGGAGCAACCTGACGGGACCCCTGACGGCACACCCGCCCAGCCCGACAACGCGCCCGACCGCGAGATCGACTCCTGCACGGTCGTCGACGAGCCGGGGCGATACGAGCTGACCGAGGACCTCGCGGCCGACGGCGACGGCGTCTGTCTCCACGTCCGCGCCCCGGACGTGGTCCTCGACGGGAACGGGAACACGATCGCCGGCGACGGGAGCGAGGACTCGATCGGGCTCCTCGTGCTCAACGGCACCGTCGGCACCGGGGATGTGGGCGACCCGCTGACGAACGTGACGGTGCGCGACGTGGGCGTCACGGGGTTCGACACCGGCGTCCAGGCCGGGTCGTTCGACGCGGTCGGGACGAGCCTCACGCTCGTCGGGGTCGACGCCTCCGGCAACGCGGGTGCGGGCGTCTACTTCAACGAGGTGGACGACTCGACGCTTCGCGAGATCACCGCGAACGACAATCGCCACGGCGTCCTCCTGTGGGAGACGTACGACATCGAGGTGCGCGGGCTCGCCGTCGAGGACAACGACGCGCAGGGCCTGTATCTCGCACAGAACGTCGGCCGGAGCACGTTCTCGGACGTGCGCGCCGTCGGCAACGGCGCGGGCGACGGCGGCGCGGCGATCCGCCTCAGCACCGACGTGGAGGGCAACGTCATCGTCGACAGCGTCGTCGCGGACAACGACGGCCCCGGGATCGCGTTCTCCGACAGCGGCGACAACGTGATCCGCGACACGACGATCGAGGACAACGCCGCTCCCGGCGTCGTCGGCGACTACCCCGGCGGCGACCGACTGGAGCGAGTCGCCCTCCGCGGGAACGGCGACCGGCAACTCAGCGTCGAGCGCGGCGCGTTCGGCGTGACGGCGGTCGCCGTCGGCGACGGCGTGACCGTCTCCTTCGCCGACGGCATCGCCGACCTGGGGCTGAACGGCGACGACCCGTACGAGTTCGACACGGTCGAGCGCGCCTCCCTACCCGGTGACCCGCCGGGGACGCCCGCCGCCGACGAGGCGCTGTCGGTCTCGGGGGCGACCGTCCCGACGGAACTCTCGTTCGAACTCGACGGGACGGCCGACTCGAAGGCCGTCGACCTCTGGCGGTACGACGGCGATGGCTGGACCCGCGTCGCCGACGGTAGCGTCACGGACGGGCAGTTCACGGCCACGGTCGAGGCTGTCGGCGTCCTCGTCCCGCTCGAATCCGCGGACGAGTCCACGACACCGGACGAACCGGAGGGCGACGGGACGGAGACGCCGACGGGCGACGAAACGGGAACGGAGACGCCGACGGGCGACGCCGGAACGGAAACTGAGGCGCCCCAGGATGATGCAACGGAAACGGATACGCCGGGAAGCGACGATGACGGGACCGAGGCGGCCGACTCGGGGACCGAAACGTCAACACCCGAGGCGGACGACGCGAGGGCCACTCTAGCGCCCGACGACGGCGAGTCCGGATCCGACGGGACGGAGACCGCGACGCCGACTCCCGACCCCGAGGGAACGGAACCGCCCGACTGACCGTCGACCGACGGCGGGGACTGAGTCGAGAGAGTCCGAGAGTCGATCGACGCCCGGCAGCGGTATGAGTCGGGGGAGGCGGACCGAGCACGGGGGTCGTCGAGGATCGGACGGTCGCCGACAAGGGTACGTCGCGAAAACGGGTGACGGATGGAACGTCACCCGTGGGGCCGAACCCGGATCGGCCGCGCCGGGGGGCGCGGCCGCGGTGGATGCGATGCGATGGCGACCCGCCGGAGTGGGGGGCCAGTTCGGCGGTCGTCCGAGGGGCGTCGATCGGCGCGTGATGTCGCCGGGATCGAGCGCGTCTCGGTCGCTACTCGCGTCGAGGGAGGCGACAAACCCCGTCCGCGAGCGATCGATACGAGGCTCGACTCGACTATTGTTATCACCCGTATATCTCCACCAATCTGAGTGACGTTTTCTGGTCGCGTGACGGACGTGCTACCCCCCCGGGGAACGGGCGTCGTCGTTCCGGGCGTCGGCGACGGCCGCTCACGCCGTCGTCGCGTGAAAAATCGGGGACCGGACCGGCTGGTCCGGCTCCGCTGCCGTGGTGTCCATGTTGGGCCAGTGGCGACCCTCGGCCGGTCCGAACCGCCGCACGTCGCCGTGGGGTCTCGCGGCCGGCGCGGGGCCACACCGCCGCGAGCGAACGGTTCACGTGTCGCTAGCCGTATTGTAATCGATAGAATAACCGGAGATATATTCCGTGTTTTCGGGGTGCGCCGTTCCGGACGCGGTCGCGACGGCGACGGACCGGCTCGGTGACGGAACGGTTTTGACGCGTCCGCCCCCGCCGTACGACGTGCGACGGGACGTTCACGGCACGACCGTCGTCGGCGTCGCTGTCGGCCCGGAAACCCGCTGTGCCCACTACGACGGACCGACGGACGTGATCGCCCTGCGGCTCGGCTGTTGTGAGCGGTTCGTCCCGTGCGTCGAGTGCCACGACGCCGTCGCGGACCACGGATCCGAGCCGTGGCCCCGCGACCGGTTCGACGAGCCCGCGGTGCTGTGTGGTGCCTGTGGCGCGACGCTATCCGTCGAGGAGTATCTGGACACCCAGTTCGCCTGCCCGGAGTGTGAGGCCGCGTTCAACCCGGGCTGCGCGGCTCACTACGACCGCTACTTCGAGGGTGTCGAACCGAACCGAACCGATCGTAGGCGGCGGGACCGAGATCGTCGCCGATGATATGGGTCTCGGCGTCGGCGACCGCGGTCGCCGAGCTTCCTGCCGCCGGGTCTACACGTTGATCTTCTCGGCGAACTTCTCGCGCACCTTGTCGATCTTGGGCTGAGCGTGCATCGAGCAGTAGGCGTCGTTCGGGTTCTTCGCGAAGTAGTCCTGATGCTTCTCCTCGGCGCGGTAGAACGTCTCCAGGGGTTCGAGTTCGGTGACGACCTCGTCGTCGTAGCCGCCCTCCTCGTCGAGCGCCTCGATGTACGACGCGGCGATCTCGCGCTGGTCGTCGTCGTGATACAGCACGATCGACCGGTACTGGGTCCCGACGTCCGGCCCCTGCCGGTTCAACTGGGTCGGGTCGTGGACGGTGAAGAACACCTCCAACAGCTCCTCATAGCTGATGACATCGGGGTCGTACGTCACCTGCACGACCTCCGCGTGGCCCGTCGTCCCCGAGCAGACCTCGCGATAGGTTGGGTCCTCGGTGTGACCGCCGGCGTAGCCGGACGTGACGTCGTCGACGCCGTCGATCTCCTCGAAGGCCGCCTCGATACACCAGAAGCAGCCGCCGCCGAACGTTGCGCTCTCGGTCATACCCTCGATCAGGGGCGCGACGGGTATGTACCTTGCCTGCCGGCGGGAGGTCCGTCGCCAGCCCCACCGTCGTCATCGGGTTCGCCGGGCGCCGACGAGGAACGCCGGGTTTCGCGTACCGCGGCGCTCGAACACCGTGTCGGCCACGAACGCCAACTCCCAGCCGCGGTCCGGGGTGAACAGATCGCGCAGGTCCGCCCGCGACAGCGACGCCCAGGTGGGAGCCACGTCGTCGCCGCGGGCGTCACACACGAGGAAGTACCACCCGTCCGGGCGCAGCGTCCGCCGGATCGCCTCGGTCGCGAGCCGACGTTCGGCCGGCCCGAGACAGTGCAACATCGCGGAGTCGACGACCGTATCCGCGGTCACGCCGAGCGCGTCCAGTCGAAGCGCGTCCCACACGAGGAAGTGGGCGCGGATGCGTCGCCAGCGTGCCTTCTCCCGGGCCTGCCGGATCGCCGTCGGCGCCACGTCGACGCCGAGCACCTCGTGGCCCCGCCGTGCGAGAAACAGCGACAGCTCCCCGGTGCCGCAGCCGACCTCGATCACCCGTCGGCCGATCCGGCCGGCCTCCGCCAGCGCCACGAACGCGCGCTGCGGGCGACCGATGTCCCAGTTGGGCGAGGCGTCCCGGTAACTGGCGTCGAAGCCGTAGGCGGCCGCGGGGTTGACGTAGTCGAGCCCCGGGTCCGTCGTCGCCGACATACCCGTGCGTCGGCGCCGGTGATGTTAGTTCCCGGCGACGAATCCACGCGTCACAGACCGGCGAGCAACCGTCGGAGGAAGCGATCCTGGTTCGGGAGGTCCTCGCGCTCGGCGCGGTCCTCCGACAGCGCGAGCCACCGCAACACCACCACGAGGTCGTGGTCGGGGTCGACCCAGACGACGTTCTGCCCATGGCCGAGCATCGCGTACGCCGATTCGGGCGCCGACGGCCACAGCGTCCGGTCGGTGTTGAGCCACAGCAAGAACCCGTAGTTCGGGTTCACCTCGCAGGGCGCGGTCGCGGCCTCGACCCATTCCTCGGAGAGGAGTCGGTCGTCTCCCCAGCGTCCGCGGTTCAACAGCAGGTGACCCGCCCGCGCGAGGTCACGCGCCGAGCCCCAGAAGCCGCCGCCCCAGTGGCCGCCGCCGGAGACGGACTTCATCGTCCGCCCCTCGATCTCCACGTCGGAGTTGTGATAGCCGTGCCACTCCCAGGTCCGGGTCGCCCCCGCGGGATCCACCACCTCGTGGGCGAGCACGCGCGGGAGGGGCTTCGCCCACAGGCGCAACAGGGACAGCGCGAGCCGGTTGATCCGCACGTCGTTGTACTCCCAGTGGGTTCCCGGGTCCGCCAGGTCGCGGTGTTCCCCCTTCCCCGGGCCCCCGGTCTTGCCGACGCCGCGGTTGCGGTCGATGCTGTCCGGGCGGTCGAACAGCGTCCCCTCCCACTCGCTGGTCTGCTGGAGGAGATGGCGCCAGGTGATCGGCGCGTTCTGAGCGGAGTCGAAGCCGCCGTCGTCCGCGTGCCCGCGGCTCTCGGCGACGCGCTCGTCGAGCTCGAACAGCCCGCGGTCCCAGGCGGCCCCCGCGACGATCGAGAGGAACGACTTCGCGACCGAAAAGGAGTGGTCGACGCGGCGGGTGTCGCCCCACTCGGCGACGAGCTTCCCCTCCTTCAGAATCAGGCCGGCTGGGCCGCCGCGGCGGTCGGGCATCGGGCCGAGCGTGTAGCCCAACTCGCCCTCGGACTCGTCCCACGGTTCCTGGTTCGAGAAGTCGTACGCGACCTGCTCGGGCGGCGTGCCGTGCGTCAGGTGGAACTCGACGGCGTCGCGGACGGCGTCGGGGTCGAGGCCGACCGCCTCCGGGTCGACCGGCTCGAACCCCTCGTCGCCGGCGTCGGGAAACTCCATGCGGGGCGGTTCCGCCCGCGGGACAAAAACAGACGGGAGCCGGCGGGCGACGCCGGGGACCGAACGCCCGGGGGTCGATATTGGGCTCGGCGTCCACGCCGCCGCGGGAAACGAGCGGACTTACAAGGACCCTCGCAGAAGTGCGGGGACATGAGCGATCGCGACCCCAGCGACGACAGCGAGGACCCGAACGCCGAGGTCCAGTACCACATCGAGGTCGGCCCCGACGACGTGGCCGACACCGTCCTCCTGCCGGGCAACCCCGAGCGCGTCGACAAGGTGACCGCGCTGTGGGACGACCACGAGGAGGTGGGCCAGCACCGCGAGTACCGAACCGCCACCGGCGAGTACGACGGCGAGGCGCTGTCGGTCACCTCCACGGGGATCGGCTCCCCCTCGGCCGCCATCGCCGTCGAGGAGCTGGCACGCGTCGGCGCGGACACGTTCATCCGCGTCGGCTCCTGCGGCGCCATCCAGGAGGGGATGGACGTGGGCGACCTGGTCATCACCTCCGGCGCCGTCCGCCAGGAGGGCACGAGCAAGGAGTACGTCCGCGAGGACTACCCCGCCGCCGCCGACCACGAGGTCGTCTCGGCGCTCGTGGCGGCCGCCGAGCGCCTCGGCTACGACTACCACGTCGGGATTACCATGTCGGCGGACTCCTTCTACGCCGGGCAGGGCCGCCCCGGGTTCGAGGGGTTCGAGGCCGCCGGCAGCGACGCGCTCGTCGACGAGCTGCGCGAGGCGAACGTGAAGAACATCGAGATGGAGGCCGCCGCGATCGCCACGATCGCGAACGTGTACGGCCTCCGCGCCGGCGCCGTCTGCACGGTGTACGCCAACCGCGTCACCGGGGAGTTCCGCACCGAGGGCGAGTCGCGGGCCGCCGAGTGCGCCAGCCTCGCGGCGGCGTTACTGGCGCGGATGGACGAGGTGAAGCGCGAGGCGGGCGTCGACCGCTGGCACGCCGGGTTGTCGCTCGACTAGTCGCTATCGCCGGAGCGGTGCGGTGCCGCCGAGGTCGCCGGGCCTCGCCGGCGCGGTCGGGGGTCGGATCGGACGCCGAACCGCCCGTTGCTGGCGGTTTCAACACGCATTTATCCACCGCCCGGAAACGCACGGCCATGAGCCAACAGGTCGTCGTTGTCGGAGCCGGGTACGCCGGCGCCGGGACGGTGAAGTCGTTCGAGGACGCTATCGAACCCGGCGAGGCCGAACTGACGTGGGTGTCGGACACCGACTACCACCTCGTGCTCCACGAGGCCCACCGCGTCATCCGCAAGCCGGAGGTCGAATCCAAGGTCGCCATCCCGGTCGAGGAGATCAAAGACGACGACACGAACTTCGTGAAGGGCCGCGTCACGGAGATCGACGCCGACGAGCAGGTCGTCCACACCGGCGACGGCGACGAGATCGACTACGACTACCTCCTCGTCGCCGTCGGCTCGGCGACGGCGTTCTTCGGCATCGACGGGCTGCGCGAGCACGCGCTCACGCTGAAGACGCTCGACGACGCCCGCGAGATCCACCAGGCCGTGAAGGCTGCCGGGCAGGAAGCGACCACGACCGAGCCCGCGAACGTGCTCGTCGGGGGCGCCGGCCTCTCGGGGATCCAGTCGGCCGGCGAGATCGCGGAGTACCGCGACGACCACAAGGCGCCCATCGACATCGAGCTCGTCGAGGGGCTCGACTCGGTGTTCCCGAACAACGACCCCGAGGTGCAGGGCGCCATCCGCAAGCGCCTCGACGAGAAGGACATCGCCGTCTCCACGGGCGAGTTCATCTCGAAGGTCGACGAGCACGCCGTCTACCTCGGCGGCGCCGAGGCGGAGTACTACGGCGAGGACGGCAACGGCGACGCCCCCGCGAAGGAGGACATCGACTTCTCCGAGGACCTCGTGAAGGAGTACGACGTGCTGCTGTGGACCGGCGGCATCACCGGCCAGCCGGAGGTCGAGGACTTCCACCTCCACGCCGACGACCGCTCCAACCGCGTGTACGCCGAGTCGACGTTCGAGACGAGCGACGACAACGTGTTCGCCATCGGCGACACCGCCCTCGTCGAGCAGGGCGACGAGGAGTTCGCCCCGCCGACGGCGCAGGCCGCCTGGCAGGCCGCCGAGGTCGCCGGCGAGAACCTCGCCCGCGCCGTCCGCGGCGCCCCCCTGAAGTCGTGGCGCCACGAGGACAAGGGGACGCTCATCTCGGTCGGCGAGGAGGCCGTCGCCCACGACGTGAAGGCCGCCGGGTTCGAGTCCCCGATCAACACCTTCGGCGGCCCGGCCGCCAAGGCGCTGAAGAAGGCCGTCGCGAGCCGCTGGATCGCCGACGTGTCCGGCTACGGGCGCGCGCTCAACGCCTGGAGCGACATGTGACTCACACAGGATAGTAGCTGCTGACGCGCGTCGCCGTCCGTTCTCGCGGTCCGTTTCGCCCGTCAGCGACGCCGCCGTCGACGCGGGGCTCCGTCATTTCTCGCGGTTGTCGAGGTGCCGGCTCCGAGCGTGGCCGCGCAGCACCTCGAACGTGAACCGCGCGGCCGCTCGCACCCGCTCGCGGAGCCGTTCGAGTCCCCCAGGTTCCCGCTCGGTCGGTCGGTCGTCCGTCATCGGTATCGCCTCGGTTCGGCGTCGTCTCCGTCGGTTCGCGATCGGATCAGTGCTCGGGCGACTCCGAGGGCGCCTCCATCCCGTCGATCTTGAGGATGAGCACCGAGGCGGTGTCGTCCTTCCCGTCGAGGGTGCCGTCGATGACGAGCTTCGACAGCGGCGTCGGTCCGACGCTGACGGAGTCGCCCTCGTGGAAGTCGCGTACCGACCCCTGGACGTGGATCTCCGCGCGGCACAGCTCCGGGTGGTGGACGGACGTGAGGTTGATCTCCTGGACGTTGACGTTGTCGAGGCGCTCGCCCTCGTGGAACAGCGGCGTCGACGCGGGCTCGTCGAGGTTCTGCAGATCCAGCGCCTCGAAGGCGGTCGCGGTCGGCTTGTATCCGCCCTTCGGCCCCGGTACGCCCTCGACCAACTGCAGCGCCTTCAGGCTCTGCATCTGGTTGCGGATCGTGCCGGCGTTTCGCCCGACGGCGTCGGCGATCGTCTCCCCCTTTACCGCGTCCTCCTCCTCGCGGTAGAGGTTCACCAGTTCGTTGAGGATCTTCCGCTGACTGTCGGTGAGTTCGATGGACGACATTTGTTCATGGTCGTCCGGGAACCCGCTTAAAACCACGGACCCGAACCACCCGCGAGGAGGATCCACACACGGCGGCCGGTTGACACTGGAGGCACGCCCGTGATCGCCGGACGGAGAGGGGTCGATCGAGCGGGGTCGCCCGGACCGAACGGTGCCCGATTCGTGTCCAGCACATCAGCCGACCGACACCCCTTTGCCGGCGGCCGAGTCCATCCCGAGTATGAACGACGCACGCGTGCTGGTCACCGGCGGCGCGGGGTTCATCGGCTCGAACCTGGCGAACACGCTGGCGGCCGCCGGCAACGACGTGATCGCGCTCGACAACGGCTACCTCGGGACGCCCGAGAACCTCTCGGCGGACGTGGAGTTCGTCGAGGCGGACGTGCTCGACGAAGATCTCCCGACCGACGTGGATTGCGTGTTCCACCTCGCGGCGCTGTCCTCGCGCCAGATGCTCGAGGAAAACCCCCGACAGGGCGCCCGCGTCAACATCGAGGGGTTCGTCAACGTCGTCGAGCAGGCCCGCGCTGACGGCTGCGACACGGTCGTGTACGCCTCGACTTCCTCGGCGTACGGAAGCCGCACGGAACCGAGCCCCGA
This genomic stretch from Halobaculum roseum harbors:
- a CDS encoding NAD(P)/FAD-dependent oxidoreductase; the encoded protein is MSQQVVVVGAGYAGAGTVKSFEDAIEPGEAELTWVSDTDYHLVLHEAHRVIRKPEVESKVAIPVEEIKDDDTNFVKGRVTEIDADEQVVHTGDGDEIDYDYLLVAVGSATAFFGIDGLREHALTLKTLDDAREIHQAVKAAGQEATTTEPANVLVGGAGLSGIQSAGEIAEYRDDHKAPIDIELVEGLDSVFPNNDPEVQGAIRKRLDEKDIAVSTGEFISKVDEHAVYLGGAEAEYYGEDGNGDAPAKEDIDFSEDLVKEYDVLLWTGGITGQPEVEDFHLHADDRSNRVYAESTFETSDDNVFAIGDTALVEQGDEEFAPPTAQAAWQAAEVAGENLARAVRGAPLKSWRHEDKGTLISVGEEAVAHDVKAAGFESPINTFGGPAAKALKKAVASRWIADVSGYGRALNAWSDM
- a CDS encoding HTH domain-containing protein, yielding MSSIELTDSQRKILNELVNLYREEEDAVKGETIADAVGRNAGTIRNQMQSLKALQLVEGVPGPKGGYKPTATAFEALDLQNLDEPASTPLFHEGERLDNVNVQEINLTSVHHPELCRAEIHVQGSVRDFHEGDSVSVGPTPLSKLVIDGTLDGKDDTASVLILKIDGMEAPSESPEH